Proteins from one Gossypium raimondii isolate GPD5lz chromosome 8, ASM2569854v1, whole genome shotgun sequence genomic window:
- the LOC105790783 gene encoding bidirectional sugar transporter SWEET14 isoform X2, with translation MAANIHDQSFSIVFGLLGNILSFFVYLAPLPTFYKIFKKKSTEGFQSIPYSVALFSAMLLLYYAFLKQHDAVMLITINSIGSGIESIYLIFYLIYATKTARIYTTKLVIFFNIVALGLIILVTLVFFKGHLRVSIVGWICAIFSVCVFAAPLSIIRLVIKTKSVEYMPFPLSFFLTLCAITWFLYGFSLKDFYIATPNILGFSFGITQMILYLVYRGETKALVLPDSNNKVQLEQFPNANNVQQSTVNQNQEGAMNYGVAGMISNSQVVPSELNV, from the exons ATGGCTGCAAACATCCATGATCAAAGTTTCTCTATTGTTTTTGGTCTTCTGG GGAATATTTTGTCTTTCTTTGTTTATCTTGCCCCACT GCCaactttttacaaaattttcaagaagAAATCAACAGAAGGTTTTCAATCGATTCCATATTCAGTAGCACTTTTCAGTGCCATGTTGCTTCTTTACTACGCTTTCCTCAAGCAACACGATGCAGTCATGCTCATCACCATTAACTCCATTGGGTCCGGCATCGAGTCCATTTATCTCATTTTTTACCTGATTTATGCTACCAAAACAGCCAGG ATATACACGACAAAGCTGGTTATATTTTTCAACATAGTGGCATTAGGATTAATCATACTTGTCACCTTGGTATTTTTTAAAGGCCATCTTCGAGTTTCTATCGTAGGGTGGATTTGTGCCATCTTCTCAGTTTGTGTCTTTGCTGCTCCCCTTAGCATCATT AGATTAGTGATAAAAACGAAGAGTGTGGAATACATGCCATTCCCATTGTCATTCTTTTTGACTCTCTGTGCTATAACATGGTTTCTTTATGGGTTTTCATTAAAAGATTTCTACATAGCA ACACCAAACATTTTGGGGTTCAGCTTTGGGATAACTCAGATGATATTATATCTTGTATATCGCGGCGAAACGAAAGCATTGGTCTTGCCTGATAGCAACAACAAGGTCCAATTAGAGCAATTTCCGAATGCTAATAATGTCCAACAAAGTACTGTAAACCAGAATCAAGAAGGTGCCATGAATTATGGAGTTGCAGGGATGATTAGCAACTCACAAGTTGTCCCTAGTGAACTCAACGTTTGA
- the LOC105790783 gene encoding bidirectional sugar transporter SWEET9 isoform X1: protein MAANIHDQSFSIVFGLLGNILSFFVYLAPLPTFYKIFKKKSTEGFQSIPYSVALFSAMLLLYYAFLKQHDAVMLITINSIGSGIESIYLIFYLIYATKTARQFALQIYTTKLVIFFNIVALGLIILVTLVFFKGHLRVSIVGWICAIFSVCVFAAPLSIIRLVIKTKSVEYMPFPLSFFLTLCAITWFLYGFSLKDFYIATPNILGFSFGITQMILYLVYRGETKALVLPDSNNKVQLEQFPNANNVQQSTVNQNQEGAMNYGVAGMISNSQVVPSELNV, encoded by the exons ATGGCTGCAAACATCCATGATCAAAGTTTCTCTATTGTTTTTGGTCTTCTGG GGAATATTTTGTCTTTCTTTGTTTATCTTGCCCCACT GCCaactttttacaaaattttcaagaagAAATCAACAGAAGGTTTTCAATCGATTCCATATTCAGTAGCACTTTTCAGTGCCATGTTGCTTCTTTACTACGCTTTCCTCAAGCAACACGATGCAGTCATGCTCATCACCATTAACTCCATTGGGTCCGGCATCGAGTCCATTTATCTCATTTTTTACCTGATTTATGCTACCAAAACAGCCAGG caaTTTGCATTGCAGATATACACGACAAAGCTGGTTATATTTTTCAACATAGTGGCATTAGGATTAATCATACTTGTCACCTTGGTATTTTTTAAAGGCCATCTTCGAGTTTCTATCGTAGGGTGGATTTGTGCCATCTTCTCAGTTTGTGTCTTTGCTGCTCCCCTTAGCATCATT AGATTAGTGATAAAAACGAAGAGTGTGGAATACATGCCATTCCCATTGTCATTCTTTTTGACTCTCTGTGCTATAACATGGTTTCTTTATGGGTTTTCATTAAAAGATTTCTACATAGCA ACACCAAACATTTTGGGGTTCAGCTTTGGGATAACTCAGATGATATTATATCTTGTATATCGCGGCGAAACGAAAGCATTGGTCTTGCCTGATAGCAACAACAAGGTCCAATTAGAGCAATTTCCGAATGCTAATAATGTCCAACAAAGTACTGTAAACCAGAATCAAGAAGGTGCCATGAATTATGGAGTTGCAGGGATGATTAGCAACTCACAAGTTGTCCCTAGTGAACTCAACGTTTGA